In Candidatus Methylomirabilota bacterium, one DNA window encodes the following:
- a CDS encoding helix-hairpin-helix domain-containing protein, which translates to MALYTGRQLLLLFVFLAAAGAGLAVRQWRAAHPVLAERLEQLDRRPAVQTAAAADHRPVDLNHATAAELARLPGVGPWLAARIVERRQVGGAFGSIEDLRAVRGIGAAKLERLRKFVTVGE; encoded by the coding sequence ATGGCGCTCTACACCGGGCGGCAGCTCCTGCTGCTCTTCGTCTTCCTCGCAGCCGCCGGCGCCGGGCTGGCCGTTCGACAGTGGCGTGCCGCGCATCCCGTCCTCGCCGAGCGCCTCGAGCAGCTCGACAGGCGGCCCGCCGTCCAGACCGCCGCGGCCGCCGACCACCGGCCGGTCGACCTCAATCACGCCACGGCGGCCGAGCTGGCGCGCCTGCCTGGCGTCGGGCCCTGGCTCGCCGCCCGAATCGTGGAACGCCGGCAAGTGGGCGGTGCCTTCGGGTCGATCGAGGACCTGCGCGCCGTGAGAGGGATCGGCGCCGCCAAGCTGGAGCGTCTGCGGAAGTTCGTCACCGTCGGCGAGTGA
- the thrC gene encoding threonine synthase — protein MSAAWRGVIARYREFLPVSDKTPIVTLHEGNTPLIPALRLTEAIDPSLHIYLKCEGFNPTGSFKDRGMTMAISKALEAGSRAVICASTGNTSASAAAFAARAGVQAFVMVPKGAIALGKLSQAAIHGAKVVMVDGNFDQALAIVRQISQTHPVTLVNSLNPFRLEGQKTASFEIVDQLGRAPDYHLVPVGNAGNITAYWRGYREYHKAGRAKELPRMVGFQAAGAAPIYENRIIPEPRTVATAIKIGNPASWGPALEALKDSRGWIDTVTDEEILQAYRLLARAEGIFMEPASAATVAGLIKGVKAGRFEAASTLVLTLTGHGLKDTDTALESASRPSTVPADLKAVLAQLGL, from the coding sequence ATGAGCGCGGCGTGGCGGGGAGTCATCGCCCGCTACCGGGAGTTTCTGCCGGTGTCCGACAAGACGCCGATCGTGACCCTGCACGAGGGCAACACGCCGCTCATCCCGGCCCTGCGCCTGACCGAGGCGATCGATCCCAGCCTGCACATCTATCTCAAGTGCGAGGGCTTCAACCCCACGGGGTCCTTCAAGGATCGCGGCATGACGATGGCCATCTCCAAGGCGCTGGAGGCGGGTTCGCGGGCCGTGATCTGCGCGTCCACCGGCAACACCTCGGCCTCGGCGGCGGCGTTCGCCGCCCGGGCCGGCGTGCAGGCCTTCGTCATGGTGCCGAAAGGCGCCATCGCGCTGGGCAAGCTCTCCCAGGCCGCCATCCACGGGGCAAAGGTCGTGATGGTGGACGGCAACTTCGATCAGGCCCTGGCCATCGTGCGGCAGATCTCCCAAACGCATCCGGTCACGCTGGTGAACTCCCTCAACCCGTTTCGCCTGGAGGGCCAGAAGACCGCGTCCTTCGAAATCGTCGACCAGCTCGGCCGCGCTCCCGACTACCACCTGGTTCCGGTAGGCAACGCCGGGAACATCACCGCCTACTGGCGGGGTTACCGCGAGTATCACAAGGCGGGCCGGGCGAAGGAGCTGCCCCGGATGGTCGGCTTCCAGGCGGCCGGGGCCGCCCCGATCTATGAAAACAGAATCATCCCCGAGCCGCGTACCGTCGCGACCGCCATCAAGATCGGAAATCCGGCCAGCTGGGGGCCGGCGCTGGAGGCGCTCAAGGACTCGCGCGGCTGGATCGACACCGTGACCGACGAGGAGATCCTCCAGGCGTATCGTCTGCTGGCCCGGGCCGAGGGCATCTTCATGGAGCCCGCCTCGGCCGCGACCGTGGCCGGGCTCATCAAGGGCGTGAAGGCCGGCCGCTTCGAGGCCGCCTCCACCCTGGTGCTCACACTGACCGGACACGGCTTGAAGGACACCGACACCGCCCTGGAGTCGGCCTCGCGCCCCAGCACCGTCCCCGCCGATCTCAAGGCCGTCCTCGCGCAACTCGGGCTCTGA
- a CDS encoding aspartate kinase encodes MGLIVQKYGGSSVADAARITNVARRVAEQARDNLVVVVVSAMGKTTDGLITLAQQITPTPDAREMDMLLATGEQVTIALLAMALQTLGHPARSFTGSQAGFRTDTEHTRARITRITADRVREALDAGEIAVVAGFQGLSDTDEITTLGRGGSDLTAVALAAALKADLCEIYTDVDGVYTADPNVVPDARKLSRITYDEMLEMASLGAKVLQSRSVEFAKKYAVPVHVRSTFKLDAGTLVTKEEQGMEEVVVTGVTHDRSQAKISILRVPDRPGIAAQVFGAIADKGIIVDMIVQNISRDGYTDMSFTVARGDYARAVATLDAVAKKVGAQGLVHDERVAKVSILGVGMRSHSGVAARMFAVLAREGINIQMISTSEIAISCVIEDKYAELAVRALHDDFELSQARGAEL; translated from the coding sequence GTGGGCTTGATCGTGCAGAAGTACGGCGGGTCCTCCGTCGCCGATGCCGCGCGAATCACCAACGTGGCCCGCCGCGTGGCCGAGCAGGCTCGCGACAATCTAGTCGTGGTCGTGGTCTCGGCCATGGGCAAGACCACCGACGGCCTCATCACGCTGGCCCAGCAGATCACGCCCACCCCCGACGCCCGCGAGATGGACATGTTGCTGGCCACCGGCGAGCAGGTGACGATCGCGCTGCTGGCCATGGCCCTGCAGACCCTTGGCCACCCGGCCCGCTCCTTCACCGGCTCGCAAGCCGGTTTTCGCACGGATACCGAGCACACGCGCGCCCGCATCACCCGCATCACCGCCGACCGGGTGCGGGAGGCCTTGGACGCCGGGGAAATCGCCGTGGTCGCGGGATTCCAGGGGCTGAGCGATACGGACGAGATCACCACGCTGGGCCGCGGCGGCTCCGACCTCACCGCCGTCGCACTGGCCGCGGCCCTCAAAGCGGATCTCTGCGAGATCTACACGGACGTCGACGGCGTGTACACCGCCGATCCCAACGTCGTGCCCGACGCGCGCAAGCTCAGCCGCATCACCTACGACGAAATGCTGGAGATGGCGAGCCTGGGCGCCAAGGTCTTGCAGTCGAGGTCCGTGGAGTTCGCCAAGAAATACGCCGTGCCCGTCCACGTCCGCTCCACCTTCAAGCTGGACGCGGGAACGCTGGTCACCAAAGAGGAGCAGGGCATGGAAGAGGTCGTCGTCACCGGCGTCACCCACGACCGGAGCCAGGCCAAGATCTCCATCTTGCGGGTGCCCGACCGGCCCGGCATCGCCGCGCAGGTCTTCGGCGCCATCGCCGACAAGGGCATCATCGTCGACATGATCGTGCAGAACATCAGCCGCGACGGCTACACGGACATGTCCTTCACCGTCGCCCGCGGCGATTACGCCCGGGCCGTGGCGACCCTGGACGCCGTGGCGAAGAAAGTGGGCGCCCAGGGCCTCGTCCACGACGAGCGGGTGGCCAAGGTGTCCATCCTCGGCGTGGGCATGCGCAGCCACTCGGGCGTGGCCGCTCGCATGTTCGCCGTCCTGGCCCGGGAAGGTATCAACATCCAGATGATCTCGACCTCGGAGATCGCCATCTCCTGCGTCATCGAGGACAAGTACGCCGAGCTGGCGGTGCGCGCGCTGCACGACGACTTCGAGCTGAGCCAGGCCCGCGGGGCCGAGCTCTGA
- a CDS encoding DNA internalization-related competence protein ComEC/Rec2 produces the protein MAARVPLVPVALAFAGGIAVQPWFPPSVAWPVLIIALAWGISLPILGRSTIAVGLLLVGVGAAGALRAAPLPLPPGHVAHLALPVTAPVEGRLAAEPVRLAPDRVQLLVEVDRVAGALHCGRIRLTAYGAGLPPLTAGQRVGVEARLHEARSFRNPGGFDYAAHLRRQDILVVGSARAERLTAGPPVEPSWPGRVRSMVRAAIADSLPPASAALLAGLLLGDRADLPPELDEAFRRAGVYHVLAVSGFNVALVAGSIWALLRLGRAGRRGAAVGAIAGVLAFALVVGPEPSVLRAVVVAILVLSALLLEREAAALNSLAMAALLILAARPGDLLEPGFQLSFAATLGIILAPLPRGWLTGALGVSVAAQIAVLPVTLVHFNQLSLIGPVANLAVVPVAGLTTVLGLAGGSLTLAQATAGSLFLHATWPLLLLLRWSAALAAAMPGALVHLPAPPAAAVVAYVLALGGGRIAWQLRPTSPARARRAAGGVGLLLVLALVISVWPLARPADGRLRVTVLDVGQGDAIVVETPEGPAMLIDAGPGGPLRLDTGERVVAPFLWNRGFLGLAVAMTTHDDQDHAGGMPAVRRRFTIAEEWTAVPPGGRRWIGGVPVLHLGPPVGAPAPRGNDEALVVRIDHGLVSFLFASDMTAAAERELLATGRPLGATVLKVAHHGSRHGSTTEFLAAVRPAFAVISVGSRNGYGHPAPETLARLEAIGARVYRTDRDGAVIFETDGRSLTVARWAASAMERYCLDPEAVC, from the coding sequence GTGGCCGCGCGTGTCCCGCTGGTCCCGGTGGCGCTCGCCTTCGCCGGTGGGATCGCCGTGCAGCCCTGGTTCCCGCCGTCGGTGGCCTGGCCGGTCCTGATCATCGCGCTCGCCTGGGGCATCAGCCTGCCGATCCTGGGTCGATCCACCATCGCCGTCGGGTTGTTGCTGGTAGGCGTCGGAGCCGCCGGAGCCCTGCGCGCCGCTCCATTGCCGCTGCCGCCCGGTCACGTCGCCCATCTCGCCCTGCCGGTCACGGCCCCGGTCGAGGGCCGCCTCGCCGCGGAGCCGGTGCGCCTGGCGCCCGATCGGGTGCAGCTGCTCGTCGAGGTCGACCGGGTGGCAGGCGCGCTCCACTGCGGGCGTATTCGCCTCACCGCCTATGGAGCCGGGCTGCCACCGTTGACTGCGGGCCAGCGCGTCGGCGTGGAGGCCCGTTTGCACGAGGCACGAAGCTTCCGCAACCCCGGCGGGTTCGACTACGCGGCCCACCTGCGCCGTCAGGACATCCTGGTGGTCGGCAGCGCCCGCGCCGAGCGGCTCACCGCGGGCCCGCCGGTGGAGCCGTCGTGGCCGGGCAGGGTCCGATCGATGGTTCGCGCAGCCATCGCCGACTCGTTGCCACCGGCATCGGCCGCGCTGCTGGCCGGTCTCCTGCTCGGCGATCGAGCCGATCTGCCGCCCGAGCTCGACGAGGCCTTCCGGCGGGCCGGCGTCTACCACGTGCTCGCGGTCTCCGGCTTCAACGTCGCGCTGGTGGCCGGCTCGATCTGGGCGCTGCTGAGGCTGGGGCGCGCTGGCCGCCGGGGCGCCGCAGTGGGGGCCATCGCCGGGGTGCTCGCCTTCGCGCTGGTCGTCGGGCCGGAGCCCTCGGTCCTCCGGGCGGTCGTCGTGGCCATCCTCGTCCTGAGCGCCCTGCTACTCGAGCGCGAGGCCGCGGCATTGAACAGCCTGGCGATGGCAGCCCTGCTGATCCTCGCGGCGCGTCCAGGGGATCTCCTGGAACCAGGCTTTCAGCTGTCCTTCGCCGCCACGCTGGGGATCATCCTGGCCCCGCTCCCGCGCGGCTGGCTGACCGGCGCGCTGGGCGTCAGCGTGGCCGCGCAGATCGCCGTCCTGCCGGTCACGCTCGTGCACTTCAATCAGCTCTCGCTCATCGGCCCCGTCGCCAACCTCGCCGTCGTGCCCGTGGCCGGGCTCACGACCGTGCTCGGGCTCGCGGGCGGCAGCCTGACGCTCGCCCAGGCCACCGCGGGCTCCCTCTTCCTGCACGCCACCTGGCCGTTGCTGCTCCTGCTGCGCTGGAGCGCCGCCCTGGCGGCCGCGATGCCCGGGGCGCTCGTGCATCTGCCCGCGCCTCCGGCCGCCGCCGTCGTCGCCTACGTGCTGGCCCTGGGCGGTGGGCGCATCGCCTGGCAGCTCCGCCCGACGTCGCCGGCCCGAGCCCGCCGGGCCGCCGGCGGTGTCGGGCTGCTCCTCGTCTTGGCGCTGGTGATCAGCGTCTGGCCGCTGGCGCGGCCGGCAGACGGCCGACTCCGCGTCACGGTCCTCGACGTGGGCCAGGGTGACGCCATCGTGGTGGAAACGCCGGAGGGGCCTGCGATGCTCATCGACGCCGGGCCGGGTGGACCGCTGCGGCTCGATACGGGCGAGCGGGTCGTCGCGCCGTTCCTGTGGAACCGCGGGTTCCTGGGCCTGGCCGTGGCGATGACGACCCACGACGACCAGGATCACGCCGGCGGGATGCCAGCCGTCCGGCGGCGCTTCACTATCGCCGAGGAGTGGACGGCCGTCCCCCCAGGGGGCCGCCGGTGGATCGGGGGCGTGCCGGTGCTCCATCTCGGCCCGCCGGTAGGGGCGCCGGCCCCGCGAGGCAACGACGAGGCGCTCGTGGTGAGGATCGACCACGGGCTCGTGTCCTTCCTGTTCGCTTCCGATATGACGGCGGCGGCGGAACGGGAGCTGCTGGCCACGGGGCGCCCGCTCGGAGCCACGGTGCTCAAGGTCGCTCACCACGGCTCGCGCCACGGCAGCACTACAGAGTTCCTGGCGGCCGTCCGCCCGGCCTTCGCCGTGATCTCGGTGGGCTCGCGCAACGGCTATGGCCATCCGGCCCCGGAGACCCTGGCCCGCCTGGAGGCCATCGGCGCTCGTGTCTACCGGACCGACCGCGACGGGGCCGTGATCTTCGAGACCGACGGCCGGTCGCTCACCGTCGCCCGCTGGGCCGCATCGGCCATGGAGCGCTACTGCCTTGACCCCGAGGCCGTTTGCTGA
- a CDS encoding UbiD family decarboxylase, which yields MKRDVSSLRSTLDYLDAIGALVTTDVEVDPHLEVAAIQKHFDGGAALLFNKVKGYPNARICNNVFANADRIATLFAVDDPRQLKHKVVEAVRNPLPPVEVSQAPCQEVVVTKDLDVWSVVPMISHSDSDPGRTLGAGQTVVRGQHFWGGSHIGYNRMNFRGPDYSSFQISPGSHMDQVATAWYRRGPIPVTINIGTPPACTMMAGSGFTYVILPRGCDELGVAGAIQGRPVELVKARTQDAWAIANAEYVIEGYLDTTQKVWESPLAERDDQQGVHPFHPEWSGYMGKAYRTYKFQATAITHRADRPLYYGLIVHGMDEHFIDGIVREACFLEMAERIVPGLCIDTHIPMGMTDWGGVIFQVKKRRGRDEGLQRNILTAALSISLGARLGIVVDEDVDIYNMEDILWAITTRVNPNEDLLTICEGGFGQTFQPAERSSAGDRQWTQSNIRFSGALGIDATRPFAHKDAFARARYNVELVDLARFYTPEQIRKGKEGQRDYAKFLAERGI from the coding sequence ATGAAGAGGGATGTGTCCAGCCTGCGCTCCACGCTCGACTATCTCGATGCCATCGGTGCGCTGGTCACCACCGATGTCGAGGTCGACCCCCACCTGGAGGTGGCGGCCATCCAGAAACACTTCGACGGGGGCGCGGCGCTGCTCTTCAACAAGGTCAAGGGCTACCCCAACGCCCGGATCTGCAACAACGTCTTCGCCAACGCCGATCGCATCGCGACGCTCTTCGCCGTCGACGACCCGCGCCAGCTCAAGCACAAGGTCGTCGAGGCCGTGCGCAACCCGCTGCCCCCGGTGGAGGTCAGCCAGGCTCCCTGCCAGGAGGTCGTGGTCACCAAGGACCTCGATGTGTGGAGCGTCGTCCCGATGATCTCCCACTCCGATAGCGACCCCGGTCGCACCCTGGGCGCCGGCCAGACCGTGGTCCGGGGCCAGCACTTCTGGGGCGGCTCCCACATCGGTTACAACCGCATGAACTTCCGCGGGCCCGATTATTCGAGCTTTCAGATCTCGCCCGGCTCGCACATGGACCAGGTCGCCACCGCCTGGTACCGGCGGGGCCCGATCCCGGTCACCATCAACATCGGCACGCCGCCGGCCTGCACCATGATGGCGGGGTCCGGCTTCACCTACGTGATCCTGCCCCGCGGCTGCGACGAGCTGGGCGTAGCCGGAGCGATCCAGGGCCGTCCGGTCGAGCTGGTGAAGGCGCGGACTCAGGACGCCTGGGCCATCGCCAACGCCGAATACGTGATCGAGGGCTACCTGGACACGACCCAGAAAGTGTGGGAGAGCCCGCTGGCCGAGAGGGACGACCAGCAGGGTGTCCATCCCTTCCACCCCGAGTGGTCGGGCTACATGGGCAAGGCGTACCGCACCTACAAGTTCCAGGCCACCGCGATCACCCACCGAGCCGACCGCCCGCTCTACTACGGCCTCATCGTGCACGGCATGGACGAGCACTTCATCGACGGCATCGTCCGGGAAGCGTGCTTCCTCGAGATGGCCGAGCGGATCGTGCCCGGGCTGTGCATCGACACCCACATCCCCATGGGCATGACCGACTGGGGCGGGGTGATCTTCCAGGTCAAGAAGCGCCGGGGCCGCGACGAAGGGCTCCAGCGGAACATCCTGACCGCGGCGCTGTCCATCTCACTGGGCGCTCGCCTCGGCATCGTCGTCGACGAGGACGTGGACATCTACAACATGGAAGACATCCTGTGGGCGATCACCACCCGGGTGAACCCCAACGAAGACCTCCTGACCATCTGCGAAGGCGGGTTCGGCCAGACGTTTCAGCCCGCCGAGCGCAGCTCGGCCGGCGACCGCCAGTGGACGCAGAGCAACATCCGCTTCTCCGGGGCTCTCGGTATCGACGCCACGCGGCCATTCGCCCACAAGGACGCCTTCGCCCGGGCCCGCTACAACGTCGAGCTGGTGGACCTGGCCAGGTTCTACACGCCGGAACAGATCCGCAAGGGCAAGGAAGGCCAGCGCGACTACGCGAAGTTCCTGGCCGAGCGGGGCATCTGA
- a CDS encoding LL-diaminopimelate aminotransferase yields the protein MARVNQHYAKLKSSYLFSEIARRLKTFQAAHPDARLIRLGIGDVTQPLAPALVGALHEAVDEMARAETFRGYGPEAGYDFLVELIVERDYAPRGVRLSPDEIFVSDGGKQDTGNIQEIFAPECVVAVMDPVYPVYVDSNVMAGRAGASDASGRYAGIAYLPCTAENDFQPALPDRPVDLIYLCYPNNPTGAVMSVPALRRWIDYARRQGAVILYDAAYEAYVRDPGVPRSIYEVEGAREVAIEFRSFSKNAGFTGTRCAFTVVPKELTGRDPAGEPVSLNPMWFRRQSTKYNSVPYIVQRAAAAVYSDEGAQQVRAQVDFYLDNARIIREGLTAVGLTVYGGRNAPYLWVKTPGGLDSWSFFDKLLNEAHVVGTPGAGFGPSGEGYLRLTAFGGREATEEAIERIKKRLQL from the coding sequence GTGGCCCGGGTCAACCAGCACTACGCGAAGCTGAAGAGCAGCTACCTGTTCAGCGAGATCGCCCGTCGCCTGAAGACCTTCCAGGCCGCGCATCCGGACGCGCGCCTGATCCGCCTCGGGATCGGCGATGTCACCCAGCCGCTGGCCCCGGCCCTCGTGGGAGCGCTGCACGAGGCGGTGGACGAGATGGCCCGGGCCGAGACCTTCCGCGGGTACGGGCCGGAAGCCGGCTACGACTTCCTCGTCGAGCTGATCGTCGAGCGGGATTACGCGCCCCGGGGCGTGCGGCTGAGCCCGGACGAGATCTTCGTGAGCGACGGCGGCAAGCAGGACACCGGCAACATCCAGGAGATCTTCGCCCCGGAGTGCGTGGTCGCGGTGATGGATCCGGTCTACCCGGTCTACGTGGACAGCAACGTCATGGCCGGGCGGGCCGGGGCTTCCGATGCCAGCGGCCGTTACGCCGGCATCGCCTACCTGCCCTGCACCGCGGAGAACGACTTCCAGCCGGCGCTGCCCGATCGCCCCGTGGACCTGATCTACCTCTGCTACCCCAACAACCCGACCGGCGCGGTCATGTCCGTGCCCGCGCTTCGCCGGTGGATCGACTACGCCCGGCGGCAGGGGGCCGTGATCCTGTACGACGCGGCCTACGAAGCCTACGTGCGCGACCCGGGTGTGCCCCGTTCGATCTACGAAGTGGAAGGCGCCCGTGAAGTCGCCATCGAGTTCCGCTCGTTCTCCAAGAACGCGGGCTTCACCGGCACCCGCTGCGCCTTCACGGTGGTGCCCAAAGAGCTCACCGGCCGCGACCCCGCGGGGGAGCCGGTGAGCCTCAATCCCATGTGGTTCCGCCGGCAGTCCACCAAGTACAACAGCGTGCCCTACATCGTGCAGCGAGCCGCCGCCGCCGTCTACTCGGACGAGGGCGCGCAGCAGGTGCGCGCACAGGTCGACTTCTATCTGGACAACGCGCGGATCATCCGGGAGGGCCTGACCGCGGTCGGTCTCACGGTCTACGGCGGCCGCAATGCGCCCTACCTGTGGGTGAAGACGCCGGGAGGGCTCGACTCCTGGAGCTTCTTCGACAAGCTCCTCAACGAAGCCCACGTCGTGGGCACGCCTGGCGCGGGCTTCGGCCCGAGCGGCGAGGGGTATCTGCGGCTCACCGCCTTCGGCGGCCGCGAGGCGACGGAAGAGGCCATCGAGCGCATCAAGAAACGCCTGCAGCTCTAG
- a CDS encoding zinc-binding dehydrogenase, producing the protein MATGRAAVFFGPGKPFEIRELPLPDVEPDAVLVRVSLANVCGSDLHFWRGDAPLKLPADGWIFGHEMTGRVARLGARVKTDSLGRPLAEGDRVAYAYFYPCGRCPACLDKQPAACLAKVGRPLGPSQFPHFHGAFAEYYYLRPGGAIFKVPDELPDTLVAPVNCALSQVIFGLHTAGVRLGDTVVLQGAGGLGLQAAAVARDLGASVVIVIDRLPGRLQLARAFGADHTIDLREVSDRKERVNLVRTLTGGAGAHVVCDFVGFPEVIPEGLEMLRQGGTYLEIGTISRGARVELEPAQLVWGAKRIVGVIMYDPWVIPRALDFLVRNRRRWPFDRLISHTYPLEQINEAFAASEWHAKDTITITRAALCP; encoded by the coding sequence GTGGCTACCGGTAGGGCCGCCGTCTTCTTCGGTCCCGGCAAGCCGTTCGAGATCCGGGAGCTGCCCCTGCCCGACGTCGAGCCCGACGCCGTCCTGGTTCGGGTCTCCCTGGCCAACGTGTGCGGTTCCGACCTCCACTTCTGGCGCGGCGACGCGCCGCTCAAGCTGCCTGCCGACGGCTGGATCTTCGGCCACGAGATGACAGGCCGTGTCGCCCGCCTGGGCGCGCGGGTGAAGACGGATTCGCTCGGCCGGCCGCTGGCCGAGGGCGATCGGGTCGCCTACGCGTACTTCTATCCCTGCGGCCGGTGTCCGGCCTGTCTCGACAAGCAGCCGGCGGCGTGCCTGGCCAAGGTCGGCCGGCCGCTCGGCCCGTCGCAGTTCCCCCACTTCCACGGCGCCTTCGCCGAGTATTACTACCTGCGTCCCGGGGGAGCCATCTTCAAGGTGCCCGACGAGCTTCCCGACACGCTGGTGGCGCCCGTGAACTGTGCCCTCTCCCAGGTCATCTTCGGCCTGCACACGGCAGGCGTGCGGCTGGGGGACACGGTCGTCCTGCAGGGCGCCGGCGGCCTCGGCCTGCAGGCCGCCGCCGTCGCGCGGGACCTGGGCGCCTCGGTCGTGATCGTGATCGATCGCCTTCCCGGTCGGCTGCAGCTGGCCCGGGCCTTTGGCGCCGATCACACCATCGATCTGCGCGAAGTCAGCGACCGCAAGGAGCGCGTGAACCTCGTCCGCACGCTCACCGGGGGCGCGGGCGCCCACGTCGTCTGTGACTTCGTCGGCTTCCCGGAGGTCATCCCCGAGGGGCTCGAGATGCTGCGCCAGGGCGGGACATATCTGGAGATCGGCACGATCAGCCGCGGCGCCAGGGTCGAGCTCGAGCCGGCTCAACTCGTCTGGGGCGCCAAGCGCATCGTCGGCGTGATCATGTACGACCCCTGGGTGATCCCGCGGGCCCTGGACTTTCTCGTGCGCAACCGCCGCCGCTGGCCATTCGACAGGCTGATCTCCCACACCTACCCGCTCGAGCAGATCAACGAGGCATTCGCCGCTTCGGAGTGGCACGCCAAAGACACGATCACCATCACCCGGGCCGCCCTCTGCCCGTGA
- a CDS encoding lysylphosphatidylglycerol synthase transmembrane domain-containing protein: MNRLKLAAGLALSAGLLVFLLWSVDLAELADQLRQTRLGWVILSAALGTGGLWVRARRWRYLFPPGPEPPGLVPAMMIGYMANNVLPFRAGEVVRVYVVARRWHRGFWTTLATLIVERVLDSLAIVLILGVLVLLIPVPPIFRWGAATLLAIDMVAVAVLGWLTVAPEAGPRLARKLLTRWPRGAGRLAVVLERFVHGLDGIRSPAHRAPLAVWSVLVWIMPALAAWVAFRAMELDLPVIAAWTVLAFVGLGISVPSAPGYVGVFHYAAVLALAIFDVARPSALGYAIVFHASQVIPITAIGWLYLLHEHLSLTEARRPPAPEGGV; the protein is encoded by the coding sequence TTGAATCGGCTGAAGCTCGCCGCCGGACTCGCCCTCAGCGCCGGGCTGCTCGTCTTCCTGCTCTGGAGCGTGGACCTGGCCGAGCTGGCCGATCAGCTCCGTCAGACTCGCCTCGGCTGGGTGATCCTCAGCGCCGCGCTGGGCACCGGCGGGCTCTGGGTGCGGGCGCGGCGCTGGCGCTATCTCTTTCCGCCCGGGCCCGAGCCGCCCGGGCTGGTGCCGGCCATGATGATCGGCTACATGGCCAACAACGTGCTGCCCTTCCGCGCCGGCGAGGTCGTGCGGGTCTACGTGGTGGCCCGCCGCTGGCACCGTGGCTTCTGGACGACCCTGGCCACCCTCATCGTCGAGCGCGTCCTCGACAGCCTGGCCATCGTCCTGATCCTCGGGGTGCTCGTGCTGCTCATTCCGGTGCCGCCGATCTTCCGCTGGGGTGCGGCCACGCTGCTCGCCATCGACATGGTGGCGGTGGCCGTGCTGGGCTGGCTGACGGTGGCCCCCGAGGCCGGCCCGCGGCTAGCCCGAAAGCTCCTGACGCGCTGGCCCCGTGGCGCCGGCCGTCTGGCCGTCGTCCTGGAGCGCTTCGTCCACGGCCTCGACGGCATCCGCAGTCCTGCGCATCGGGCCCCCCTGGCGGTGTGGAGCGTCCTGGTATGGATCATGCCGGCGCTCGCCGCCTGGGTGGCCTTTCGAGCGATGGAGCTGGACCTGCCGGTGATCGCCGCCTGGACCGTGCTCGCCTTCGTCGGCCTGGGCATCAGCGTGCCGTCGGCGCCCGGGTACGTGGGGGTCTTCCACTACGCGGCGGTGCTGGCCCTGGCTATCTTCGACGTCGCCCGCCCCTCGGCCCTCGGCTACGCGATCGTCTTCCACGCCAGCCAGGTCATCCCGATCACCGCGATCGGCTGGCTCTACCTGCTGCACGAGCACCTGAGCCTGACTGAGGCCCGCCGGCCGCCGGCCCCAGAGGGCGGGGTCTGA
- a CDS encoding iron-containing redox enzyme family protein, whose product MEWFDSLTTELLGRSPFRSSEYFKRFAAGALTGEQVWEHIAQHYLLVAWFPRIFSGIHARCDDLEVRKECARHLLVEDLGYFDGRVGGTPDHDELFRRIGDDLGHSRDEFDAIVPVPEMAAILEFFRRLGHQVPWSAALCATALLEEEVVEIARTVGQALVQHYGVRPEWGGLNYSVHEAIEKEEAGATRLAIARHIRTPDERRAAEAAMREMHDLLERYAAGLARRHLS is encoded by the coding sequence ATGGAGTGGTTCGACTCGCTCACCACGGAGCTGCTGGGCCGGAGCCCCTTCCGGAGCTCGGAGTACTTCAAGCGCTTCGCGGCCGGCGCCCTCACGGGCGAGCAGGTCTGGGAGCACATCGCCCAGCACTATCTCCTGGTCGCCTGGTTCCCCCGCATCTTCAGCGGTATCCATGCCCGCTGCGACGACCTGGAGGTTCGCAAGGAATGCGCCCGCCACCTGCTGGTCGAGGACCTCGGCTACTTCGACGGGCGCGTCGGCGGTACCCCGGATCACGACGAGCTGTTCCGCCGGATCGGTGACGACCTGGGGCATTCCCGCGACGAGTTCGACGCCATCGTCCCCGTGCCCGAGATGGCGGCCATCCTCGAGTTCTTCCGGCGCCTGGGCCACCAGGTGCCGTGGAGCGCCGCGCTGTGCGCCACCGCCTTGCTGGAGGAGGAAGTCGTGGAGATCGCCCGGACCGTGGGGCAGGCCCTCGTCCAGCATTACGGCGTGCGCCCCGAGTGGGGCGGCCTGAACTACTCGGTGCACGAGGCGATCGAGAAGGAAGAGGCGGGGGCGACCCGGCTGGCGATCGCTCGCCACATCCGCACGCCGGACGAACGCCGAGCGGCCGAGGCCGCGATGCGAGAGATGCACGACCTCCTCGAGCGCTACGCTGCCGGTCTGGCGCGCCGCCACCTTTCCTGA